A region of the Bacillota bacterium genome:
CGACCGAGATGACGAGGCGAATCGACACGACGCTGGCGAGCAGAGCAAGGGCCATCCAGACCGACGCGGCAACCCACGCGCTTTCCAATTGACGTCCCTCCGTCGCCGGGCGTATTGGGCCGGCGACGGCCACGGGACATGAAAAGACCCCTGGCCGCGCGCCGGCACGGACAGGAGTCATTGGCGTTGCCGCGGTTTGGGCGCCACCAAGGCCGCCCCGGTGGACTCCACCACCGCTGCAGCGTTTATACCACGAGGCGGTTTGCCCGGGCAAGAGGGTCCAAGAGCAGGGCCGGCACATCCCGGGAAGGGCTTGCGGGCGGCAGGTGACTCGAGAGGCTTGTACGACGTTGACGGCGGGCCCGTGACCCCTGTAAGATCAAGTCGGCGGCGATGGCTGCCCAGGCGATGAGGCTCGCCTCTCAACCGCCCCCGGACGGCTGGCGGGGGCTGATGGCCTCTACCGAACAAAGGCGGGTAGGGGCCTTTCTTATTGTGTGGCCTCTCCTGCCCGGGAGGAGGCCCCATGAGAGATGCCGGGTACCCGGCGGGCGCCGACCCTGATCCGGCTCAAAAGCACGGCGCTTTGTGAGCGCCACACGGCTCCCCTGCTGTCCGGCGAGCACCAGCAACTGTCTGTAACCGTCGAGTTGCCCACCGGGCTTGCGCCGCGTGCATCTGTGGGCTCGCCGGACGGCTCGGAGGGGTGACCATACCGTGAAAGCCCGGTCGGTCAAGGCGCTGACAGCCCTGGCGCTGGCGGGAGCCGGGGCCGCCCTGCTGCTGGCCGCCGAGCCGGAGTTCGGCAGGGCTGTGCACCCGGGCTCGCCGGGCGCCTGGATGCGGCAAACGGTATCGAGGCTGCCGGCCGGGGCGGTCGTCCTGCTATGCGCGGGGGCTGCGGCGGGCATCGCAGCCTTCCTGCGGGCCCTCGCACCCCGCCGTCGCCGGCGCAAGGGGGAGCCGGGGTGGGTCCGGGTCGTAGAAGAGCCTCCCACCCCCTGGTGGGCCTACGCGCTCGTGGCCGGCATGCTGATGGGAATTTCCCTGACGGGCTACCGGCTCCTCAGCGAGCGGGGCGGCAGCGACAGCGGGTCGTTGCCGGCCCAACTCCCGCCGGCGGTCTCCGAGGCGGGGATCGAGCCAGGCGACATCACCGGACGGCCGGGACAGGTTGCCGCGACGGGGGCTAAGGGGGTTTCCGGCTGGGCGGACGCCTGGATCGCCGGGGCAATCCTGCTGGGTGCCGCGGCGCTGCCGGTGATGGCCAGGCTGCGCAGGAGGGCAGCGGAAGACTCCCGCTCTGGGGACTCCTCCGACACAGCCCCGCTGGTCGCGGCACGGCCGGGCGCGAACGATGCCGGGATGGGCGCCGCGGAGTTTGAACGCCTGGCTGAAGCCGTAGCACGCGCGGACGACCCGACAGAGGCGGTCATGGCAGCCTTCCATCTGCTCGAGCTCATTACCGGCGGGCTTGGACAGCGCCGGCCACCCTCGCAGACACCGGCGGAGTATCTGGCAGCCGGTTGCCCGGCCGTCATCCGAAAAACCGCGGAGGCAGACCGTCTCGCCCACCTCTATTGCAAGGCCGCTTACGGCTCAGGACCCGTGGGGCCATCCGATCAGGTTGAAGCGGTCAAGGCGGTGAGGCGGCTTTGGGAGCTCCTTCAGCAGGGGCGGCCGCAATGACACAAACCATCTTCCAAAGCATCTTCGGGCAGCCGTACTGCCCGCCGGGGAGGCGCCAAACGGCACCATGAGGCCGGGGGGTGACTTGCCGGAACTGGCTTTGCGGCTCGGCGTTGGCCTCGTTGTGCTCTGGTTTTCCTTCGGGTACGCGCGGAGACTGCCGGTCGGGTGGCCGCGCGGCGCGCATCGGCGCCCGCCCAGGCGGGCGGCGCAGGGACACGGGGTGCCGGAGGAGGTCGAGGCCCGCCTGAAGCTGGCGCAATGGGCCATGACGAATCCGGTTCAGTTCAACGGGGCGCTGGTCGACTGGCTGATAGCCATTGCCCGGGAGAGGCCCTCAGGACGGCCTCGTCTTTTCACGCCAAACCAGGATCCGGGCCGCCGTGAGGCCCTGGCGTCCGAACTCATGGGGCCCGCGGCCGCAGAACTGGCGCGGGGCCTCCCTCCAACGCCTGCTCGGGTTCGTGCCGTCGCCGACGCGATCCGCCGCCGGTGGGACGGGTAAGCTGTGGATGCGTTTCTGCTGCCCCGTATGGCCTCGTACGCGATCATTGGCGCCCTCATGCTGGTCGGGTCCCGGTTCGCGCAGCGCCCGGCCGCTCTTGAAACGGCCTTTTGGGTGCTTGCGGCGGCCCTGGCGGTGCCCCTGGTGCTGACCCGCCGGCCCCGGTTCTCCGTTGAGGTTTCGGTAGATCGCCGGGTGGCAAGGGTCGGCGACGGCGTCCTGGCCTCGCTGACGCTCGAGTCGGACCGTTGGCTCCCGCTGGTTGTCGCCGGCCTCGATGTCACACCGGCGTTTGAAGCTCGTAAGGCCCGACCCGTCGTGGTGGAACTGCGCCCGGACAGGCCGGTTCGTCTTACCATTCCGCTGGTCGCCCGATGCCGAGGGCTCCACTCCGTCGGTACGCCCTCAGGCGTGGCCATTGCCCCCGACGGTGCGTGGGCCTTCGCGCCGCGTAGAGGCCCGCAAGCGGAGCCGAACAATGACGCTTGCTGTCAGGTCCAGCCGAGGCTCGTGCCGCTTTGCAGGTGGGGGCCTCCCAGATCCCGCCCGTTCATCCTGGCCGGCGACTTCACGTCTCCCGTGCCGGGGCGGGGATACGAGTTTTCCGGTATCCGCCCGTTTGCCGCCGGCGACTCGCCACGGCACGTTCACTGGCGCTGGACGCTGAAGCGGGACGACCTGATGGTGGCCCAACGGCTTCGAGAGCGCCACGCGACGTTCGTCATCTTCGTCGACGCGCTCGTCGATGCTCCGGCCGGCCGCAGTTCGACCCTGGAACTGACGCTGGAAGCGGCCGTCTCTGTGGCCGAGTTTCTGCTCCGGACACGCCACCGGGTCGGCGTGTTGGTCTACGGGGGTACTCTCGGCTGGCTCAAGCCGGGTTCGGGGGCGCTGCAGTTGCGCCGCATCCTGGATTACCTGGCCGGCGTCCGGGCTATGCAAAGTTACGTCGCGTTGAGCCTCGACGGCCTGCCCGATTCAATCCTGCCCGCGGAATCGGCAGTCGTGGCAGTGAGTCCGCTTCTCGATGCCAGGGCTTCGCTGGCCCTCACGGACCTGGGGCGGCGCGGCCACCCGGTGCTTCTGGTTCACCTCAACACGGCGCTCCGGCTGTGGCAGTGGGCTTCACGCTCCCCACAACGGCAGGTCGCCCTCGAGTTGTGGAGGCTCGAGCAGGAGCTGGCAGTCCGGCGGCTGCGGCGCGCCGGCGTGCGATGCGTGCAATGGAATGGGGAGCACCCGCTCGATCCCGTGCTGGCGAGGTTACCCTCCAACCGGACGGGAGCAGGCGTCCCATGGCGGAACTGATCCTGGTCATGACCGTCATTTCGGGCGGGTTTGCCTGGAGAACCTGGGCCTTTCTCGGCTCGTGGCAGGCCCTGAAGGGGCTCGCGCTGGCGGTAGAGCTGGTGGGGCTCGGCGTACTCGTGACAGCCATTGCCTCGGGAGGCCGGCGTTGGGCAGCCGCCTCGTCCTGGGTCTGGACAATCGCCCTCATCGGGGCGCTGGCGTGGGGCGAGCTGCCGGTCGTCCAGGCGGCGGCATGGGCGGGGGTGCTGGTGTTTTACTGGGAGGTCGCCGAACTGTACGCCCTCCTTCGGGACAGCGGCGTGGCGCCGCGAGAGGCCTGGCGGCCGATGCGGCCCGTACGGAGGGCCCTGGGCCTGGCGGCCCTTCGGGCACTGGGGTATGCCGCCGCCGGCGCCTCCCTGGCTTCGCTGGTTGGCGCCGTCCGGGTCCGGTTACTCTGGCCCCTCTACCTGCTTGCAGCGCTGGCGCTGCTTGCCGGGCTGCGGGGTATCTTGAGCATGGTGCAGGGGGAACGATATGGAGACTCGCACGGTGAACCGGCTGGTAAGAGATGTGCTGGAAGCTTTGAAAGCGGTCATCGTCACCAGGGATGAACTTCTGGAAAAGGTCGTCGCAAGCGTGCTTGCGGGGGGTCACATCCTTTTTGAGGATTTCCCCGGGCTTGGCAAGACGCTGCTTTGCACCTCGCTCGCACAGGCGCTCGGGTTGAGGTTCCAGCGCATCCAGTTTACCCCTGACCTGCTGCCCGGAGACATTACGGGCGGCTACCTGTACAACCGCACGATGGGAACTTTCGAATTCCGGCCGGGGCCTGTCTTTGCGAACCTGGTGCTGGCCGACGAGATCAACCGCGCCAGCCCGAAGACGCAGTCGGCGTTGCTGGAAGTCATGCAAGAACGCCAGGTGACGGTGGAGGGCGAGCGCTTCGCGGTGGAACAGCCCTTCATGGTGGTCGCCACCCAAAACGCCATCGAGTTCGAAGGTACCTACCCCCTCCCGGAGGCTCAGCTGGACCGG
Encoded here:
- a CDS encoding DUF4129 domain-containing protein; translated protein: MKARSVKALTALALAGAGAALLLAAEPEFGRAVHPGSPGAWMRQTVSRLPAGAVVLLCAGAAAGIAAFLRALAPRRRRRKGEPGWVRVVEEPPTPWWAYALVAGMLMGISLTGYRLLSERGGSDSGSLPAQLPPAVSEAGIEPGDITGRPGQVAATGAKGVSGWADAWIAGAILLGAAALPVMARLRRRAAEDSRSGDSSDTAPLVAARPGANDAGMGAAEFERLAEAVARADDPTEAVMAAFHLLELITGGLGQRRPPSQTPAEYLAAGCPAVIRKTAEADRLAHLYCKAAYGSGPVGPSDQVEAVKAVRRLWELLQQGRPQ
- a CDS encoding DUF58 domain-containing protein, coding for MDAFLLPRMASYAIIGALMLVGSRFAQRPAALETAFWVLAAALAVPLVLTRRPRFSVEVSVDRRVARVGDGVLASLTLESDRWLPLVVAGLDVTPAFEARKARPVVVELRPDRPVRLTIPLVARCRGLHSVGTPSGVAIAPDGAWAFAPRRGPQAEPNNDACCQVQPRLVPLCRWGPPRSRPFILAGDFTSPVPGRGYEFSGIRPFAAGDSPRHVHWRWTLKRDDLMVAQRLRERHATFVIFVDALVDAPAGRSSTLELTLEAAVSVAEFLLRTRHRVGVLVYGGTLGWLKPGSGALQLRRILDYLAGVRAMQSYVALSLDGLPDSILPAESAVVAVSPLLDARASLALTDLGRRGHPVLLVHLNTALRLWQWASRSPQRQVALELWRLEQELAVRRLRRAGVRCVQWNGEHPLDPVLARLPSNRTGAGVPWRN
- a CDS encoding MoxR family ATPase, yielding METRTVNRLVRDVLEALKAVIVTRDELLEKVVASVLAGGHILFEDFPGLGKTLLCTSLAQALGLRFQRIQFTPDLLPGDITGGYLYNRTMGTFEFRPGPVFANLVLADEINRASPKTQSALLEVMQERQVTVEGERFAVEQPFMVVATQNAIEFEGTYPLPEAQLDRFMMRVSLGYPDPEEEQVILRRRLERARDAVVVPQVTTKAEVGEMQRFVEGVHVSAPVQQYIVALVRATRGHPSVEVGASPRAGLALMQLSRALAAVRGRAFVIPDDVKAVAVDVLAHRLVLKAELWAARTRPEQIVRDILSAVPVPVPGSLDGIAGGQVKAAG